A genomic window from Camelina sativa cultivar DH55 chromosome 2, Cs, whole genome shotgun sequence includes:
- the LOC104746390 gene encoding uncharacterized protein LOC104746390 isoform X3 gives MVASRIAMVSGKKVIVLLLENPQKSFKEGEYDGIFFCSLDNKHKLWKLQELLASMPMSILRILLFSFAMGPVIAYHTKMHTQVSSLLWYIVENSSLWLMVASRIAMKSLKEGEYDGFFFCALDNKHKLWKLQELLASMSMSILRILLFSFAMGPVIAHHTKMHTQVSSLLWYLIFYCNSCISLEFIPLAYGSFMVASRIAMVSGKMVIVLLLDNP, from the exons ATGGTAGCTTCAAGAATTGCGATGGTAAGTGGTAAGAAGGTTATTGTACTGCTGCTTGAAAATCCTCAG AAAAGTTTCAAGGAAGGAGAATATGATGGGATATTTTTTTGCTCTCTAgacaacaaacacaaattgtgGAAGCTTCAGGAGTTATTGGCAAGCATGCCAATGTCGATTCTCAG GATCTTACTGTTTTCGTTTGCAATGGGACCTGTGATAGCATATCACACGAAGATGCACACTCAAGTTTCGTCTCTTCTGTG GTATATCGTTGAGAACTCATCCCTCTGGCTTATGGTAGCTTCAAGAATTGCGATG AAAAGCTTGAAGGAAGGAGAATATGATGGGTTCTTTTTTTGCGCTCTAgacaacaaacacaaattgtgGAAGCTTCAGGAGTTGCTGGCAAGCATGTCAATGTCGATTCTCAG GATCTTACTGTTTTCGTTTGCAATGGGACCTGTGATAGCACATCACACGAAAATGCACACTCAAGTTTCGTCTCTTCTGTGGTATTTGATCTTCTACTGTAATTCTT GTATATCGTTAGAATTTATCCCTCTGGCTTATGGTAGCTTCATGGTAGCTTCAAGAATTGCGATGGTAAGTGGTAAGATGGTTATTGTACTGCTACTTGACAATCCTTAG
- the LOC104746390 gene encoding uncharacterized protein LOC104746390 isoform X7, protein MVASRIAMVSGKKVIVLLLENPQKSFKEGEYDGIFFCSLDNKHKLWKLQELLASMPMSILRILLFSFAMGPVIAYHTKMHTQVSSLLWYIVENSSLWLMVASRIAMKSLKEGEYDGFFFCALDNKHKLWKLQELLASMSMSILRILLFSFAMGPVIAHHTKMHTQVSSLLWYIVRIYPSGLW, encoded by the exons ATGGTAGCTTCAAGAATTGCGATGGTAAGTGGTAAGAAGGTTATTGTACTGCTGCTTGAAAATCCTCAG AAAAGTTTCAAGGAAGGAGAATATGATGGGATATTTTTTTGCTCTCTAgacaacaaacacaaattgtgGAAGCTTCAGGAGTTATTGGCAAGCATGCCAATGTCGATTCTCAG GATCTTACTGTTTTCGTTTGCAATGGGACCTGTGATAGCATATCACACGAAGATGCACACTCAAGTTTCGTCTCTTCTGTG GTATATCGTTGAGAACTCATCCCTCTGGCTTATGGTAGCTTCAAGAATTGCGATG AAAAGCTTGAAGGAAGGAGAATATGATGGGTTCTTTTTTTGCGCTCTAgacaacaaacacaaattgtgGAAGCTTCAGGAGTTGCTGGCAAGCATGTCAATGTCGATTCTCAG GATCTTACTGTTTTCGTTTGCAATGGGACCTGTGATAGCACATCACACGAAAATGCACACTCAAGTTTCGTCTCTTCTGTG GTATATCGTTAGAATTTATCCCTCTGGCTTATGGTAG
- the LOC104746390 gene encoding uncharacterized protein LOC104746390 isoform X2 has protein sequence MVASRIAMVSGKKVIVLLLENPQKSFKEGEYDGIFFCSLDNKHKLWKLQELLASMPMSILRILLFSFAMGPVIAYHTKMHTQVSSLLWYIVENSSLWLMVASRIAMKSLKEGEYDGFFFCALDNKHKLWKLQELLASMSMSILRILLFSFAMGPVIAHHTKMHTQVSSLLWYLIFYCNSCISLEFIPLAYGSFMVASRIAMKSLKEGEYDGIFFAL, from the exons ATGGTAGCTTCAAGAATTGCGATGGTAAGTGGTAAGAAGGTTATTGTACTGCTGCTTGAAAATCCTCAG AAAAGTTTCAAGGAAGGAGAATATGATGGGATATTTTTTTGCTCTCTAgacaacaaacacaaattgtgGAAGCTTCAGGAGTTATTGGCAAGCATGCCAATGTCGATTCTCAG GATCTTACTGTTTTCGTTTGCAATGGGACCTGTGATAGCATATCACACGAAGATGCACACTCAAGTTTCGTCTCTTCTGTG GTATATCGTTGAGAACTCATCCCTCTGGCTTATGGTAGCTTCAAGAATTGCGATG AAAAGCTTGAAGGAAGGAGAATATGATGGGTTCTTTTTTTGCGCTCTAgacaacaaacacaaattgtgGAAGCTTCAGGAGTTGCTGGCAAGCATGTCAATGTCGATTCTCAG GATCTTACTGTTTTCGTTTGCAATGGGACCTGTGATAGCACATCACACGAAAATGCACACTCAAGTTTCGTCTCTTCTGTGGTATTTGATCTTCTACTGTAATTCTT GTATATCGTTAGAATTTATCCCTCTGGCTTATGGTAGCTTCATGGTAGCTTCAAGAATTGCGATG AAAAGCTTGAAAGAAGGAGAATATGATGGGATCTTTTTTGCTCTCTag
- the LOC104746390 gene encoding uncharacterized protein LOC104746390 isoform X4 — protein sequence MVASRIAMVSGKKVIVLLLENPQKSFKEGEYDGIFFCSLDNKHKLWKLQELLASMPMSILRILLFSFAMGPVIAYHTKMHTQVSSLLWYIVENSSLWLMVASRIAMKSLKEGEYDGFFFCALDNKHKLWKLQELLASMSMSILRILLFSFAMGPVIAHHTKMHTQVSSLLWYLIFYCNSCISLEFIPLAYGSFMVASRIAMVSEKLERRRI from the exons ATGGTAGCTTCAAGAATTGCGATGGTAAGTGGTAAGAAGGTTATTGTACTGCTGCTTGAAAATCCTCAG AAAAGTTTCAAGGAAGGAGAATATGATGGGATATTTTTTTGCTCTCTAgacaacaaacacaaattgtgGAAGCTTCAGGAGTTATTGGCAAGCATGCCAATGTCGATTCTCAG GATCTTACTGTTTTCGTTTGCAATGGGACCTGTGATAGCATATCACACGAAGATGCACACTCAAGTTTCGTCTCTTCTGTG GTATATCGTTGAGAACTCATCCCTCTGGCTTATGGTAGCTTCAAGAATTGCGATG AAAAGCTTGAAGGAAGGAGAATATGATGGGTTCTTTTTTTGCGCTCTAgacaacaaacacaaattgtgGAAGCTTCAGGAGTTGCTGGCAAGCATGTCAATGTCGATTCTCAG GATCTTACTGTTTTCGTTTGCAATGGGACCTGTGATAGCACATCACACGAAAATGCACACTCAAGTTTCGTCTCTTCTGTGGTATTTGATCTTCTACTGTAATTCTT GTATATCGTTAGAATTTATCCCTCTGGCTTATGGTAGCTTCATGGTAGCTTCAAGAATTGCGATGGTAAGTG AAAAGCTTGAAAGAAGGAGAATATGA
- the LOC104746390 gene encoding uncharacterized protein LOC104746390 isoform X6, whose translation MVASRIAMKSFKEGEYDGIFFCSLDNKHKLWKLQELLASMPMSILRILLFSFAMGPVIAYHTKMHTQVSSLLWYIVENSSLWLMVASRIAMKSLKEGEYDGFFFCALDNKHKLWKLQELLASMSMSILRILLFSFAMGPVIAHHTKMHTQVSSLLWYLIFYCNSCISLEFIPLAYGSFMVASRIAMKSLKEGEYDGIFFAL comes from the exons ATGGTAGCTTCAAGAATTGCGATG AAAAGTTTCAAGGAAGGAGAATATGATGGGATATTTTTTTGCTCTCTAgacaacaaacacaaattgtgGAAGCTTCAGGAGTTATTGGCAAGCATGCCAATGTCGATTCTCAG GATCTTACTGTTTTCGTTTGCAATGGGACCTGTGATAGCATATCACACGAAGATGCACACTCAAGTTTCGTCTCTTCTGTG GTATATCGTTGAGAACTCATCCCTCTGGCTTATGGTAGCTTCAAGAATTGCGATG AAAAGCTTGAAGGAAGGAGAATATGATGGGTTCTTTTTTTGCGCTCTAgacaacaaacacaaattgtgGAAGCTTCAGGAGTTGCTGGCAAGCATGTCAATGTCGATTCTCAG GATCTTACTGTTTTCGTTTGCAATGGGACCTGTGATAGCACATCACACGAAAATGCACACTCAAGTTTCGTCTCTTCTGTGGTATTTGATCTTCTACTGTAATTCTT GTATATCGTTAGAATTTATCCCTCTGGCTTATGGTAGCTTCATGGTAGCTTCAAGAATTGCGATG AAAAGCTTGAAAGAAGGAGAATATGATGGGATCTTTTTTGCTCTCTag
- the LOC104746470 gene encoding heterogeneous nuclear ribonucleoprotein F-like isoform X1, with translation MYGSRGGAMMFGSGGYEVGSKRQRMMQSNPYLAVGSGGASSFPPFGYGSGGFPVVRLRGLPFNCSDIDIFKFFAGLDIVDVFLVSKYGKFSGEAFVVFAGPMQVEIALQRDRHNMGRRYVEVFRCYKQDYYNAVAADEGAYEYEVRVSSPPPPTGPSRAKRFTEKENLEYTEVLKMRGLPYSVNKPQIIDFFSGYKVIEGRVHVVSRPDGKATGEAFVEFETVEDARRAMAKDKMSIGSRYVELFPTTREEARRAESRSRQ, from the exons ATGTACGGATCAAGAGGAGG GGCCATGATGTTTGGGAGCGGGGGTTACGAGGTTGgatcaaagagacaaagaaTGATGCAATCAAATCCCTACTTGGCAGTTGGCAGCGGAGGTGCTTCCAGCTTCCCTCCTTTTGGTTATGGCTCCGGCGGTTTCCCAGTTGTTCGCCTCAGGGGTCTTCCTTTCAACTGCTCTGACATTGACATCTTCAAGTTCTTTGCCGGCCTCGACATTGTCGACGTTTTCCTCGTCAGCAAGTACGGTAAATTCTCTGGGGAGGCCTTTGTCGTCTTTGCCGGGCCGATGCAAGTTGAGATTGCTCTACAGAGGGACAGGCACAATATGGGCAGGAGATACGTGGAAGTTTTCCGCTGCTATAAGCAGGATTACTACAACGCTGTCGCTGCTGACGAGGGAGCCTATGAGTACGAGGTCCGTGTTAGCAGCCCACCTCCTCCCACCGGCCCATCCAGAGCTAAGAGGTTTACTGAGAAAGAGAACCTTGAGTACACTGAGGTTCTAAAGATGCGAGGCCTCCCTTACTCGGTGAACAAGCCTCAAATCATTGACTTTTTCAGCGGCTACAAGGTTATTGAAGGACGGGTACATGTTGTGTCTCGACCTGATGGGAAGGCCACGGGAGAGGCATTTGTAGAGTTTGAGACCGTGGAGGACGCAAGGCGGGCAATGGCTAAGGACAAAATGTCCATTGGGTCAAGGTATGTGGAGTTGTTTCCAACTACGCGTGAAGAGGCTCGAAGGGCTGAGTCCAGGTCTAGGCAATAA
- the LOC104746390 gene encoding F-box/FBD/LRR-repeat protein At4g26340-like isoform X1, whose protein sequence is MDMISECSDDLIFRILSLVPTTDVLAMCSVSTRWRSLWNLVSGLEFDDRNHENDYKRFTQFVYNTLLLNKAPVLEKLHLNLGPKCHAVDVGIWIDTAVSHHLRDLVVDIRPGSGSVNLPSSLFTCQTLETLALVRCLVSDVPCCLPSLGMLSLKDVIYASLPKLLSGCPNLELLKVMVEEEDQRVEDITVEVPCLRLLELWDARNGSKGGVQVIEAPRLEYLKIVDDAVYDSRRIQNMPSLMAAHVDITQGVTHRFLRSLASTRRLYLCVSLLSEVPSMIIHFHRLVHLELNTCAQGWWELLTQMLQSSPKLASLKLTDKHELEIPSEETPDCWKRPSSVPKSLETFAWSGYKGRRGDIEVATFVIKNATRLKTATFSPECIGLEAKDRMLKDLVSVSRLSSVSCQLLFD, encoded by the coding sequence ATGGACATGATCAGTGAATGTTCAGATGATTTGATCTTTAGAATACTGTCGCTTGTTCCAACAACAGACGTCCTGGCCATGTGTTCTGTGTCGACGAGATGGCGGTCTCTTTGGAATTTAGTGTCAGGGCTTGAGTTTGATGACAGAAATCATGAGAATGACTATAAGCGCTTCACACAGTTCGTTTACAACACTTTGCTGTTGAACAAGGCCCCTGTTCTAGAGAAGTTGCATCTCAACCTTGGTCCTAAGTGTCACGCCGTAGATGTAGGGATATGGATTGATACAGCGGTTTCTCACCACCTGCGTGACCTCGTAGTCGATATCAGGCCAGGCTCAGGGTCAGTCAATTTGCCGAGTAGCCTATTCACATGTCAAACACTAGAGACCCTGGCGCTTGTACGGTGCCTTGTTTCAGATGTTCCTTGTTGTCTCCCGTCCCTGGGGATGCTGAGCCTTAAGGATGTGATCTACGCATCTCTTCCTAAGCTTTTATCCGGTTGTCCTAATCTCGAATTACTTAAAGTgatggtggaagaagaagaccagAGAGTCGAGGACATCACTGTCGAGGTGCCTTGTTTACGGCTACTGGAGTTGTGGGACGCAAGAAACGGAAGTAAGGGTGGTGTGCAAGTGATAGAAGCCCCTCGTCTGGAGTACCTTAAGATTGTCGATGACGCTGTTTACGACTCACGTAGAATACAGAATATGCCTAGTTTGATGGCTGCACATGTTGACATCACTCAAGGAGTTACCCATAGGTTTCTGAGATCCCTTGCTTCTACCCGCCGCCTTTACCTATGTGTATCACTGCTTTCGGAGGTTCCTAGTATGATCATCCACTTCCATCGGCTTGTTCACCTCGAGCTAAATACATGTGCGCAAGGTTGGTGGGAGCTTCTCACACAAATGCTCCAGAGTTCCCCAAAACTAGCATCACTCAAACTCACGGACAAACATGAGCTTGAAATCCCTAGTGAAGAAACCCCGGATTGCTGGAAGCGGCCGAGTTCTGTTCCCAAAAGTCTTGAAACCTTTGCTTGGAGCGGTTACAAAGGAAGACGAGGAGATATAGAGGTGGCTACGTTTGTCATAAAGAATGCTACTCGTTTGAAGACAGCCACTTTCTCTCCGGAATGCATCGGTCTTGAAGCCAAAGATAGGATGCTCAAGGACTTGGTGTCTGTATCTAGGCTTTCATCAGTTTCGTGTCAACTTCTCTTTGACTGA
- the LOC104746390 gene encoding uncharacterized protein LOC104746390 isoform X5, whose product MVASRIAMVSGKKVIVLLLENPQKSFKEGEYDGIFFCSLDNKHKLWKLQELLASMPMSILRILLFSFAMGPVIAYHTKMHTQVSSLLWYIVENSSLWLMVASRIAMKSLKEGEYDGFFFCALDNKHKLWKLQELLASMSMSILRILLFSFAMGPVIAHHTKMHTQVSSLLWYLIFYCNSCISLEFIPLAYGSFMVASRIAMLERRRI is encoded by the exons ATGGTAGCTTCAAGAATTGCGATGGTAAGTGGTAAGAAGGTTATTGTACTGCTGCTTGAAAATCCTCAG AAAAGTTTCAAGGAAGGAGAATATGATGGGATATTTTTTTGCTCTCTAgacaacaaacacaaattgtgGAAGCTTCAGGAGTTATTGGCAAGCATGCCAATGTCGATTCTCAG GATCTTACTGTTTTCGTTTGCAATGGGACCTGTGATAGCATATCACACGAAGATGCACACTCAAGTTTCGTCTCTTCTGTG GTATATCGTTGAGAACTCATCCCTCTGGCTTATGGTAGCTTCAAGAATTGCGATG AAAAGCTTGAAGGAAGGAGAATATGATGGGTTCTTTTTTTGCGCTCTAgacaacaaacacaaattgtgGAAGCTTCAGGAGTTGCTGGCAAGCATGTCAATGTCGATTCTCAG GATCTTACTGTTTTCGTTTGCAATGGGACCTGTGATAGCACATCACACGAAAATGCACACTCAAGTTTCGTCTCTTCTGTGGTATTTGATCTTCTACTGTAATTCTT GTATATCGTTAGAATTTATCCCTCTGGCTTATGGTAGCTTCATGGTAGCTTCAAGAATTGCGATG CTTGAAAGAAGGAGAATATGA
- the LOC104746390 gene encoding uncharacterized protein LOC104746390 isoform X8, with amino-acid sequence MPMSILRILLFSFAMGPVIAYHTKMHTQVSSLLWYIVENSSLWLMVASRIAMKSLKEGEYDGFFFCALDNKHKLWKLQELLASMSMSILRILLFSFAMGPVIAHHTKMHTQVSSLLWYLIFYCNSCISLEFIPLAYGSFMVASRIAMKSLKEGEYDGIFFAL; translated from the exons ATGCCAATGTCGATTCTCAG GATCTTACTGTTTTCGTTTGCAATGGGACCTGTGATAGCATATCACACGAAGATGCACACTCAAGTTTCGTCTCTTCTGTG GTATATCGTTGAGAACTCATCCCTCTGGCTTATGGTAGCTTCAAGAATTGCGATG AAAAGCTTGAAGGAAGGAGAATATGATGGGTTCTTTTTTTGCGCTCTAgacaacaaacacaaattgtgGAAGCTTCAGGAGTTGCTGGCAAGCATGTCAATGTCGATTCTCAG GATCTTACTGTTTTCGTTTGCAATGGGACCTGTGATAGCACATCACACGAAAATGCACACTCAAGTTTCGTCTCTTCTGTGGTATTTGATCTTCTACTGTAATTCTT GTATATCGTTAGAATTTATCCCTCTGGCTTATGGTAGCTTCATGGTAGCTTCAAGAATTGCGATG AAAAGCTTGAAAGAAGGAGAATATGATGGGATCTTTTTTGCTCTCTag
- the LOC104746390 gene encoding uncharacterized protein LOC104746390 isoform X9 produces MVASRIAMVSGKKVIVLLLENPQKSFKEGEYDGIFFCSLDNKHKLWKLQELLASMPMSILRILLFSFAMGPVIAYHTKMHTQVSSLLWYIVENSSLWLMVASRIAMVSEKLEGRRI; encoded by the exons ATGGTAGCTTCAAGAATTGCGATGGTAAGTGGTAAGAAGGTTATTGTACTGCTGCTTGAAAATCCTCAG AAAAGTTTCAAGGAAGGAGAATATGATGGGATATTTTTTTGCTCTCTAgacaacaaacacaaattgtgGAAGCTTCAGGAGTTATTGGCAAGCATGCCAATGTCGATTCTCAG GATCTTACTGTTTTCGTTTGCAATGGGACCTGTGATAGCATATCACACGAAGATGCACACTCAAGTTTCGTCTCTTCTGTG GTATATCGTTGAGAACTCATCCCTCTGGCTTATGGTAGCTTCAAGAATTGCGATGGTAAGTG AAAAGCTTGAAGGAAGGAGAATATGA
- the LOC104746470 gene encoding heterogeneous nuclear ribonucleoprotein F-like isoform X2 — MQVEIALQRDRHNMGRRYVEVFRCYKQDYYNAVAADEGAYEYEVRVSSPPPPTGPSRAKRFTEKENLEYTEVLKMRGLPYSVNKPQIIDFFSGYKVIEGRVHVVSRPDGKATGEAFVEFETVEDARRAMAKDKMSIGSRYVELFPTTREEARRAESRSRQ, encoded by the coding sequence ATGCAAGTTGAGATTGCTCTACAGAGGGACAGGCACAATATGGGCAGGAGATACGTGGAAGTTTTCCGCTGCTATAAGCAGGATTACTACAACGCTGTCGCTGCTGACGAGGGAGCCTATGAGTACGAGGTCCGTGTTAGCAGCCCACCTCCTCCCACCGGCCCATCCAGAGCTAAGAGGTTTACTGAGAAAGAGAACCTTGAGTACACTGAGGTTCTAAAGATGCGAGGCCTCCCTTACTCGGTGAACAAGCCTCAAATCATTGACTTTTTCAGCGGCTACAAGGTTATTGAAGGACGGGTACATGTTGTGTCTCGACCTGATGGGAAGGCCACGGGAGAGGCATTTGTAGAGTTTGAGACCGTGGAGGACGCAAGGCGGGCAATGGCTAAGGACAAAATGTCCATTGGGTCAAGGTATGTGGAGTTGTTTCCAACTACGCGTGAAGAGGCTCGAAGGGCTGAGTCCAGGTCTAGGCAATAA